The following coding sequences lie in one Euhalothece natronophila Z-M001 genomic window:
- a CDS encoding NB-ARC domain-containing protein, whose protein sequence is MNIDQALLVVEEAIKPNYLNRTQELVLRHTLAGKTYSEIATEHNYDMEYIKYVGCELWRLLSKSFGEPVNKSNFPNYIKHCVRNNADHSKNIEHQSQLTESDSGFYFDWGTAPDVSNFKGRTEELEQLKKWTLDKDCHLVSLLGPVGIGKTALATSFGEQYREHFQFILWRSLHNPLPLGKFLNSLLNTLPMEKGGIPEMTIEDKMLQLLNFLRQHRCLLILDGWETLLEAGISPSHYYPSYQEYDRFLQLLASSRHQSLVLVTSSQKPFGLGPYEEDTAQTMILNGLSSATLQEIFRPSFPNWESDEDWQLLFERYSYNPKLIKTVITTIQEVFHGNWAVIRDSNFICQEIHLFLKSEFERLPKLEKEILCWLLIDRFVGTSTQLRSNLVQSASYTRFLEALVCLQQRGWIEKNEDCYVLKFVSINFLTYQVVKSFIGEKG, encoded by the coding sequence ATGAATATAGATCAAGCTTTACTGGTGGTAGAGGAAGCGATTAAACCTAATTACTTAAATCGAACACAAGAGTTAGTCCTTCGTCATACCCTTGCCGGCAAAACCTATTCAGAAATCGCCACCGAACATAACTATGATATGGAATATATTAAATATGTGGGCTGTGAGCTATGGCGACTCCTATCTAAGTCATTTGGAGAACCTGTCAATAAAAGTAATTTCCCAAATTACATTAAGCATTGCGTTCGTAACAATGCAGATCACTCGAAAAATATAGAACATCAGAGTCAGCTAACGGAGTCCGATAGTGGATTCTATTTTGATTGGGGAACTGCCCCAGATGTCTCCAACTTTAAGGGACGAACAGAGGAACTCGAACAACTGAAAAAATGGACTTTAGACAAAGATTGTCATTTAGTTTCTCTACTTGGGCCAGTGGGAATTGGTAAAACGGCTTTGGCTACGTCCTTTGGAGAACAATATAGAGAGCATTTCCAGTTCATTTTGTGGCGCTCTCTCCATAACCCACTTCCACTAGGAAAATTTCTTAATTCTCTTCTCAACACCCTCCCCATGGAAAAAGGGGGAATCCCTGAGATGACTATTGAGGATAAGATGTTGCAACTTTTAAATTTTCTCCGTCAACATCGTTGCTTATTGATTTTAGATGGATGGGAAACCTTATTAGAAGCAGGAATTTCACCGAGTCACTATTATCCTTCTTACCAAGAATATGATCGGTTTTTGCAGTTGCTGGCTAGCAGTCGGCATCAAAGCCTTGTTCTTGTTACGAGTTCACAGAAGCCCTTTGGTTTGGGACCTTATGAGGAAGACACGGCTCAGACAATGATCTTAAACGGATTATCTAGTGCGACCTTACAAGAAATTTTTCGTCCATCCTTTCCAAATTGGGAATCTGATGAAGATTGGCAATTGTTATTTGAGCGTTATAGCTATAACCCAAAACTGATCAAAACAGTCATCACCACGATCCAAGAAGTTTTTCACGGAAATTGGGCGGTAATCAGAGATTCTAACTTTATCTGTCAAGAGATCCATCTCTTTTTAAAGTCAGAGTTTGAACGCTTACCCAAGTTAGAGAAAGAAATTTTGTGTTGGTTATTAATTGATCGCTTTGTCGGTACTAGTACGCAATTAAGGAGTAACCTAGTTCAATCAGCTTCCTATACCCGTTTTTTAGAAGCATTGGTTTGTTTGCAACAGCGAGGTTGGATTGAGAAGAATGAGGATTGCTATGTGCTGAAATTTGTATCAATCAATTTTTTAACTTATCAAGTGGTTAAGAGTTTTATTGGTGAAAAAGGGTGA
- a CDS encoding ISAzo13-like element transposase-related protein, with protein MKKIPETDAIFEQVATANQAADDDPTVLRISIDSKAKVKLGNLSRGGKDRRQAPPQADDHDTQWHTTLLPFGILNLRTDNLALYMSESPETSDFIVDCLEHWWKSNQGNFPEVNTLAINLDGGSATRSNRTQFIKRIVEFSRHYQLQIRLIYYPPYHSKYNPIERCWAALEQFWNGAILDSIDTALRWASKMSWKGSQPVVHHVTKLYQTGVKVDPESLADYRVDWHPSESLPKWSVTVGSF; from the coding sequence TTGAAGAAAATCCCTGAAACTGATGCTATTTTTGAACAAGTGGCAACAGCTAATCAAGCGGCCGATGATGACCCAACCGTCTTACGCATCTCAATTGACTCGAAAGCCAAAGTCAAACTAGGAAACCTCTCACGGGGTGGGAAAGACCGTCGCCAAGCTCCCCCTCAAGCCGATGACCATGATACTCAATGGCACACGACTCTACTTCCCTTTGGGATTCTTAACCTCCGTACAGACAACTTAGCTCTTTACATGAGTGAGTCCCCTGAAACCTCAGATTTCATTGTTGATTGTCTAGAGCACTGGTGGAAAAGCAATCAAGGAAACTTTCCCGAGGTTAACACCTTAGCCATTAACTTGGATGGCGGCAGTGCTACCCGTTCCAATCGCACTCAGTTCATCAAAAGGATTGTAGAATTTTCTCGTCATTACCAGCTCCAGATTCGCTTAATTTACTATCCTCCCTATCATAGTAAATACAATCCCATTGAGCGTTGTTGGGCTGCCCTTGAACAATTCTGGAACGGAGCGATTCTGGACTCTATTGACACGGCTCTGAGATGGGCAAGTAAGATGAGTTGGAAAGGTTCTCAGCCTGTGGTTCACCATGTCACTAAGCTTTATCAAACTGGTGTCAAAGTTGACCCTGAGTCTTTAGCAGACTATCGAGTTGATTGGCATCCTTCAGAATCTTTGCCCAAATGGTCAGTTACTGTTGGTTCGTTCTGA
- a CDS encoding TrmH family RNA methyltransferase: protein MLSSIKNPLIKQIRKLHNSKHRRAQNLLLLEGTNLLEAACEAGYDLEAVCYTPHWQEKNPELCPKLEGLGKRIEVVSEEVLSAIATTINPDGIVATATRPSLNKATLSHLQLGLIVEHLQDPGNMGTIIRTGVATGVDGIWATENSVEFDHPKVLRASVGAWFRLPMTVSSDIATLIKQFSGQVLATLPYAEKTYWEVDFQQPTLILLGNEGAGLSPELAHLATEQIKIPLANEVESLNVAIAASLLLYEAKRQNYH from the coding sequence ATGTTAAGTAGTATTAAAAATCCTCTCATTAAGCAAATCCGAAAACTCCATAACAGTAAACATCGAAGAGCGCAAAATTTATTGTTACTGGAAGGAACGAATTTGCTAGAGGCGGCTTGTGAGGCGGGATATGATCTCGAAGCAGTTTGTTATACCCCTCACTGGCAAGAGAAGAACCCAGAGTTGTGCCCTAAACTTGAAGGATTAGGAAAACGGATCGAAGTCGTATCAGAAGAGGTTTTAAGCGCGATCGCGACCACCATTAATCCTGATGGGATCGTTGCCACTGCCACTCGTCCATCGTTGAATAAGGCTACTCTCTCTCACCTCCAACTGGGACTCATTGTAGAACATTTACAAGATCCCGGTAATATGGGAACTATCATCCGCACCGGCGTTGCAACAGGAGTGGACGGCATTTGGGCAACTGAAAACAGTGTTGAATTTGATCATCCTAAAGTTTTACGGGCTTCGGTGGGGGCGTGGTTTCGTCTTCCCATGACAGTAAGCAGTGACATTGCTACTCTCATAAAACAATTTTCTGGGCAAGTGTTGGCAACCCTGCCTTACGCCGAGAAAACCTACTGGGAAGTGGACTTTCAACAGCCAACACTGATTTTACTGGGAAATGAAGGGGCTGGATTATCTCCTGAGTTAGCCCATTTAGCTACAGAACAGATTAAAATTCCTCTCGCTAATGAGGTAGAATCCTTAAATGTCGCGATCGCGGCTTCCCTTTTACTCTACGAAGCGAAACGACAAAATTACCATTAA
- a CDS encoding GGDEF domain-containing phosphodiesterase yields the protein MESPIPQKVKQKLLEALKLDVQLNLLERAINASSNGIIITDYQQEDNPIIYVNEAFERITGYSFNEVAGHNCRFLQGNNRQQSGGETIKTALQHGKECCTVVKNYRKDGSEFWNELYIAPVTDASGTITNFIGVQTDITKRKLAEENLKQSEQQFRIAFEYAPVAMALVSLDGSLLDANESLCDLLGYSKKELIARSLLEISHPEDITEGKLLYRRCLQGEISHFQLEKRYLTKDGGAIYALVKVALVRDQENLPIHYIVQIWDLSCNLDKQPEKKVEGISKYQLTNHNLRNHLHYDGLTGLPTRILFETSLEQALRQTKKQGAVFFLDLDRFQVINESLGHSVGDQLLMIVGSRLEACLAEGDFIARSGGDEFAIFVGGITTLLEAISVAKTFQEKLSQPYTINTPEGKITTSYHFINTSVGIALGYHHDGKASQLLQDAEFAIGRAKKRGKGSIEVFDHTLRQRALRQSKIETDLKQAISQGEIYLEYQPIINLETEKLMGFEALMRWQHKELGMISPGEFIPIAEETGLIVPIGYWVLSQACEQLKKWHESFPEFEDLIMSINLSALQIKDPALVKTVQEILQANNLSGNKLKLEITETTLIENVELASEQLKKLKANQIQISLDDFGTGYASLSYLQRFPVDVLKIDRSFVSVMAPDNHNFKIVQGVISLAHALNMTVIGEGIETSYQEQELASLGCEFGQGYYFDKPLDAVCATKLLN from the coding sequence GTGGAATCCCCTATTCCTCAAAAGGTTAAACAAAAGTTATTAGAAGCTCTAAAACTAGATGTGCAGTTAAATCTATTAGAGCGGGCGATTAATGCCAGTAGTAATGGCATTATCATTACTGATTACCAACAAGAAGATAACCCCATTATCTATGTTAATGAGGCTTTTGAAAGGATCACAGGCTACTCCTTTAATGAAGTAGCCGGTCATAACTGTCGTTTCTTACAAGGAAACAATCGTCAACAGTCGGGAGGTGAAACCATAAAAACTGCTCTCCAGCACGGAAAAGAATGTTGTACTGTGGTCAAAAATTATCGTAAAGATGGTAGTGAGTTTTGGAATGAACTTTATATTGCTCCTGTCACCGATGCTAGCGGAACCATTACTAATTTTATTGGCGTTCAAACGGATATTACCAAGCGTAAACTTGCAGAAGAAAACTTGAAACAAAGTGAACAACAGTTTCGTATTGCTTTTGAATATGCCCCAGTAGCCATGGCTTTAGTAAGTCTAGATGGCAGTTTGTTAGACGCTAATGAGAGTTTATGTGATCTCCTTGGGTATTCCAAAAAAGAGTTAATAGCGCGATCGCTGCTTGAAATTAGTCATCCTGAAGACATCACAGAAGGAAAACTTCTTTATCGGCGTTGTTTACAGGGAGAAATCAGTCACTTCCAATTAGAAAAACGTTATCTCACCAAAGACGGTGGTGCAATTTATGCTTTAGTTAAGGTAGCTTTAGTTCGGGATCAAGAGAACCTCCCCATCCACTATATTGTCCAAATTTGGGATCTCAGTTGTAATTTAGACAAGCAACCAGAAAAAAAAGTAGAAGGAATTTCTAAATATCAGCTGACAAATCATAACTTACGGAATCATCTACATTATGACGGCTTAACAGGATTACCCACTCGTATCCTCTTTGAAACCTCCTTAGAACAAGCCCTGCGACAAACTAAAAAGCAAGGTGCGGTTTTCTTTCTAGATTTAGATCGGTTTCAAGTAATTAATGAGAGTTTAGGGCATAGTGTCGGGGATCAACTATTAATGATCGTTGGTTCTCGCTTAGAGGCTTGTTTAGCTGAGGGTGATTTCATAGCGCGATCGGGCGGTGATGAGTTTGCAATTTTTGTCGGTGGCATTACGACTCTACTAGAAGCCATAAGTGTCGCAAAAACCTTTCAAGAGAAACTCAGTCAGCCCTATACCATCAACACTCCAGAAGGAAAAATTACCACCAGTTATCACTTCATTAATACCTCAGTCGGCATTGCCCTTGGTTATCATCATGACGGAAAAGCCAGCCAACTCTTACAAGATGCCGAATTTGCCATTGGGCGAGCGAAAAAAAGAGGCAAAGGTAGCATCGAAGTTTTTGATCATACTTTGCGACAAAGAGCTTTACGTCAATCTAAAATTGAAACCGATCTCAAGCAAGCAATTTCTCAGGGTGAAATCTACTTAGAATATCAACCAATTATTAATCTTGAGACAGAAAAATTAATGGGGTTTGAAGCATTAATGCGATGGCAGCATAAAGAGTTAGGCATGATTTCTCCTGGGGAGTTTATTCCCATTGCAGAAGAAACAGGCTTAATTGTTCCTATTGGCTACTGGGTGTTATCTCAAGCCTGTGAGCAACTAAAAAAATGGCATGAATCATTCCCTGAGTTTGAAGACTTGATAATGAGTATTAACTTATCAGCATTGCAAATTAAAGATCCTGCTTTAGTAAAAACGGTGCAAGAAATCTTACAAGCCAATAACCTATCAGGGAATAAGCTGAAATTAGAAATTACAGAAACCACATTAATTGAGAATGTGGAGTTAGCCAGTGAACAACTCAAGAAATTAAAGGCTAATCAAATTCAAATTAGTCTTGATGATTTTGGCACTGGATATGCCTCTCTCAGTTATTTACAACGATTTCCCGTGGATGTCTTAAAAATTGATCGCTCCTTTGTTTCTGTCATGGCTCCAGATAACCATAACTTCAAAATTGTGCAAGGAGTCATTTCCTTAGCTCATGCTTTGAACATGACGGTGATTGGAGAAGGAATTGAAACTAGCTATCAAGAGCAAGAATTAGCCTCTCTCGGGTGTGAATTTGGACAAGGCTACTATTTTGATAAACCTCTTGATGCTGTTTGCGCTACCAAACTCCTAAACTAA
- a CDS encoding RNA polymerase sigma factor, RpoD/SigA family, which yields MTDFTVTTSQDLQPTETLNPQEGLESLLSEEVEASDTQLVEVDFSEENTSQGSDSEKGSKNEDTVGAFFKEMARYPLLQPDEEIELAKQVKFLADAENKRQELAEASGTSPSKEELASVFEMEVKELERKLYQGRMAKRRMIRSNLRLVVSIAKRYLNRGVPFLDLIQEGSIGLNRATEKFDPNKGYKFSTYAYWWIRQAITRTIANDARTIRLPIHIVEKLNKLKKAQRDLKQELKRTPTEAELAKELDVSVSQLHQLMQLRRQSLSLNHRVGKGEDTELMELLEDHEMRLPEEQMNDAMMNQEISDVLSDVLTEREKDVISMRYGLNNGHPYTLEEVGLMFNLSRERVRQIQSKAMRKLRRPQVARRLKGWL from the coding sequence ATGACAGACTTTACAGTAACGACCAGTCAAGATCTCCAGCCCACGGAAACCTTAAATCCACAAGAGGGGCTTGAAAGCCTACTTTCTGAGGAAGTCGAGGCCTCAGACACCCAGTTGGTAGAAGTAGATTTTTCAGAGGAGAATACCAGTCAAGGCAGTGATTCAGAGAAGGGGAGTAAAAATGAGGATACCGTAGGTGCATTTTTTAAGGAAATGGCTCGTTATCCCCTGTTGCAACCAGATGAAGAAATTGAGTTAGCCAAGCAGGTTAAATTTTTAGCAGATGCCGAAAATAAGCGTCAAGAATTAGCTGAAGCCTCAGGAACATCTCCGAGTAAGGAAGAACTGGCAAGTGTTTTTGAGATGGAGGTGAAAGAATTAGAGCGAAAACTATATCAAGGGCGGATGGCAAAGCGACGGATGATTCGTTCTAATTTAAGGTTAGTGGTTTCCATTGCAAAACGATATCTTAATCGTGGCGTTCCATTTTTGGATTTAATTCAAGAAGGATCAATAGGTTTAAATCGTGCTACGGAAAAGTTTGATCCCAATAAAGGCTATAAATTTTCTACTTATGCTTATTGGTGGATTCGCCAAGCAATTACCCGAACCATTGCCAATGATGCGCGAACAATTCGGCTTCCCATCCATATTGTAGAGAAGCTCAACAAGTTGAAAAAAGCCCAACGAGACTTAAAACAGGAGTTGAAACGGACTCCCACTGAGGCAGAATTAGCAAAAGAATTAGATGTTTCCGTCTCCCAATTACATCAACTGATGCAGTTGCGTCGCCAGTCTCTTTCTCTGAATCATCGAGTGGGAAAAGGCGAAGATACTGAGTTGATGGAATTACTAGAAGACCATGAGATGAGACTTCCTGAAGAACAAATGAATGATGCCATGATGAATCAGGAAATCTCAGATGTGTTGAGTGATGTTCTTACTGAACGGGAAAAAGATGTAATTTCGATGCGCTATGGCTTAAATAATGGTCATCCTTATACTCTCGAAGAAGTGGGACTAATGTTTAATTTGTCTCGGGAAAGAGTCCGCCAAATTCAGAGTAAGGCAATGCGAAAGCTACGTCGCCCACAAGTGGCACGTCGTCTGAAAGGATGGCTTTAA
- a CDS encoding anthranilate synthase component I, with protein MGEQQSWIWRSRPLEQLTGSEIFQRLFNNDSPYGVLLESPFPMVGDQPQLNRFSLCAGNPRINDEGRWQVWTPPVGEILPCLRYLSQRCSGSVPESVRHLPFTGGYFGWLGYDLAWEIETLPQLNRDPLPFPVAYWYEPEMFAVLDHQEQVLWLAGRTQEQLDKLEIASQTPLPKLPVPENTATEVSPPTFLTAAEEYQEMVRRAKNYIHGGDIFQTNLSLRFEATTQGSSWQIYQALQRINPSPFASYWRTPWGDVISCSPERLVQRQGNLCQTRPIAGTRPRGETSEADAALATELRQNKKEQAEHIMLVDLERNDLGRVCQWGTVTVDELLTIERYSHVMHLVSNVQGKLDDHYDSADLIRALFPGGTITGCPKVRCLEIIEELEPFRRSLFYGSCGYLDQRGDLDLNILIRTLLYQQGTVWGQVGAGVVADSDPQKEWEESLNKGKAQVSAIAAWMKTDSSDT; from the coding sequence ATGGGAGAACAACAATCATGGATCTGGCGATCGCGCCCTTTAGAACAACTAACGGGATCAGAGATTTTTCAACGCTTATTTAATAATGATTCTCCTTATGGGGTGTTATTAGAAAGTCCCTTTCCCATGGTTGGTGATCAACCCCAACTCAATCGCTTCTCTCTCTGTGCTGGTAATCCTCGCATTAATGATGAGGGAAGGTGGCAAGTGTGGACTCCCCCTGTGGGAGAAATTCTTCCTTGTTTGCGTTATTTATCTCAACGCTGTTCGGGTTCGGTTCCAGAATCCGTGCGTCATCTTCCCTTTACTGGTGGCTATTTCGGTTGGTTAGGCTATGATTTAGCTTGGGAAATTGAAACCTTACCCCAATTAAATCGAGATCCTCTTCCCTTTCCCGTTGCCTACTGGTATGAGCCAGAAATGTTTGCTGTCTTAGATCATCAAGAACAAGTGTTATGGCTAGCGGGAAGGACTCAAGAACAGTTAGATAAATTAGAAATCGCTTCTCAAACCCCCTTACCCAAACTTCCAGTTCCAGAGAACACAGCTACAGAAGTGTCTCCCCCGACATTTCTCACTGCGGCAGAAGAGTATCAAGAAATGGTACGTCGTGCCAAAAACTACATTCATGGGGGAGATATTTTCCAAACTAATCTTTCTCTACGTTTTGAAGCCACTACTCAAGGTAGCAGTTGGCAAATTTATCAAGCCCTACAACGGATTAATCCCTCTCCCTTTGCGAGTTATTGGCGGACTCCCTGGGGGGATGTTATTAGCTGTTCTCCTGAACGCTTGGTACAACGACAGGGAAACCTTTGTCAAACTCGCCCCATTGCTGGTACTCGCCCTCGTGGGGAAACCTCCGAAGCTGATGCTGCCTTAGCGACAGAATTACGTCAAAATAAAAAGGAACAAGCTGAACATATTATGTTAGTTGATCTCGAACGAAATGATTTAGGGCGAGTGTGTCAGTGGGGAACTGTAACAGTAGATGAGTTATTAACCATTGAACGTTATAGTCATGTGATGCATCTGGTTAGTAATGTGCAGGGAAAATTAGATGATCACTATGACAGTGCTGATTTAATTCGGGCGTTATTTCCAGGGGGAACCATTACTGGCTGTCCGAAAGTGCGTTGTTTAGAGATTATTGAAGAATTAGAACCGTTTCGTCGTAGTTTATTTTATGGTTCTTGTGGCTATTTAGATCAACGGGGAGATTTAGATTTAAATATTCTGATTCGCACTTTACTATACCAACAAGGAACAGTGTGGGGACAAGTTGGGGCAGGGGTAGTTGCTGATAGTGATCCTCAGAAAGAGTGGGAGGAGTCTTTGAATAAGGGAAAAGCTCAAGTTAGCGCGATCGCGGCTTGGATGAAAACAGACTCAAGTGATACTTAA
- a CDS encoding glucokinase, with protein sequence MTVLIAGDIGGTKTILRLVEVTESTVNFNNLLEITYPSQRYPHLVPMVQEFLGQTNYKPDRACFAIAGPVVKQVSQLTNLDWQLDANHLKEELNLETVSLINDFAAISYGVLGLKTNELETLQTVEAQNDAPIAVIGAGTGLGEGFLTPLGNGDYLVFGTEGGHTEFPPRSELEFRLLEYIKEQKQIDRVSVERVVSGQGIVSIYQGLRDLKIITDYNSTVAEMIKKWEETETTEIDPAAVISQAAQAETDPLSEKTMEIFIEAYAAEAGNLALKLMPYGGLYIAGGIAAKNLSLIKNSRFLEVFKQKGRVSPILDAVPIHIVLNSQVGLLGSIMYGLSIT encoded by the coding sequence ATGACTGTACTAATTGCTGGGGATATTGGGGGAACAAAAACCATTTTACGGTTAGTAGAAGTTACCGAAAGCACGGTTAATTTCAATAATTTACTCGAAATCACCTACCCTTCTCAACGTTACCCTCACTTAGTACCAATGGTACAAGAATTCCTTGGTCAAACTAATTATAAACCCGATCGCGCTTGTTTTGCGATTGCTGGGCCAGTGGTTAAGCAAGTGTCACAACTCACAAATCTAGATTGGCAGTTAGATGCTAATCATTTAAAGGAAGAATTAAACCTAGAAACAGTGAGTTTAATTAATGATTTTGCTGCGATTAGTTATGGAGTCTTAGGCTTAAAAACTAATGAATTAGAAACCTTACAAACTGTGGAAGCGCAAAATGATGCTCCCATTGCTGTTATTGGCGCAGGAACCGGGTTAGGAGAAGGGTTTTTAACGCCACTTGGAAATGGTGATTATCTCGTTTTTGGAACAGAAGGCGGACACACTGAATTTCCTCCTCGTTCTGAATTAGAATTTCGATTATTAGAATATATTAAGGAACAAAAACAGATTGATCGTGTTTCTGTGGAGAGAGTTGTTTCTGGACAGGGAATTGTCTCTATTTATCAGGGATTAAGAGACTTAAAGATAATTACAGATTATAATTCTACGGTTGCTGAAATGATTAAAAAATGGGAGGAAACGGAAACGACAGAAATTGATCCAGCCGCAGTAATTTCTCAAGCAGCCCAAGCAGAAACAGATCCTCTATCTGAGAAGACAATGGAAATTTTTATTGAAGCCTATGCAGCAGAAGCAGGGAACTTAGCCTTAAAATTAATGCCCTATGGTGGACTTTATATTGCTGGAGGAATTGCCGCTAAAAATTTATCCTTAATTAAAAACAGTCGTTTTCTAGAAGTGTTTAAGCAAAAAGGGCGAGTGAGTCCCATTCTAGACGCTGTTCCGATTCATATTGTTCTCAATTCGCAAGTGGGATTATTAGGCTCAATCATGTATGGTTTAAGTATCACTTGA
- a CDS encoding histidine phosphatase family protein has product MADTIWITRHGNRYDFVNPDWFITAELPYDPHLAEDGITQAKQLGERLQSENITHIFSSPFLRTVQTAHEIAKILDLPIKLESGLGEWLNPNWMDHSPEIRSPQNLARHYPPIDLNYTSRVRSKYPEDEETVNYRTELTAQKLAQEFEGELLFVGHGASVLGTIAGLLGKPINIHASFCCLTKLVKNQGSWEVEFAGDTSHLSKVEKIIRFN; this is encoded by the coding sequence ATGGCAGATACAATCTGGATTACTCGTCACGGTAACCGATATGACTTTGTTAACCCTGACTGGTTTATTACAGCAGAACTTCCGTATGATCCACATTTAGCAGAAGATGGAATTACACAAGCCAAACAACTGGGAGAAAGGCTGCAATCTGAAAATATTACTCATATCTTTAGCTCTCCTTTTTTGCGTACTGTTCAGACAGCCCATGAGATTGCAAAAATTCTAGATTTACCGATTAAACTAGAATCAGGACTAGGAGAATGGTTAAATCCAAACTGGATGGATCATTCTCCTGAAATCCGTTCGCCACAAAACTTAGCACGGCATTATCCTCCCATTGATTTAAATTATACTTCACGAGTGAGAAGTAAGTATCCAGAAGATGAAGAAACCGTTAACTATAGAACTGAACTCACAGCGCAGAAACTTGCTCAGGAATTTGAGGGTGAGTTATTATTCGTAGGACATGGTGCTTCAGTTTTAGGAACGATTGCAGGGCTACTAGGTAAACCGATCAATATTCATGCTTCTTTTTGCTGTCTCACCAAATTGGTGAAAAATCAGGGCAGTTGGGAGGTAGAATTTGCTGGGGATACTTCTCATCTTTCAAAAGTAGAAAAGATAATTCGCTTTAATTAA
- a CDS encoding diguanylate cyclase: MNSEAKILAVDDVPENLLLLCELLEERGYKVSLASDGELVLNNIPDCPPDLILLDIRLSGINGYEVCSRLKANPKTQHIPIIFLSVLEDPRVKVKAFKVGGADYITKPFQEEEVIARIENHLTIQRQKEELEELQAQLINKNTVLAEQNKHLNVLLQLTKLMNTAESLDEAIAQLLPQICKVIAWDYGEAWILNPEGTKLERSDYFYVSNPDFNWLENSTDYDEVLAIQSELVESIAHSKKIQWLSNISDIDTFNLSSDYQILQAKLQASGLTSLLGLPIIFKEEVLAVLIFMGDHSSYQEEGASVPAFSPDWLDLIQSVGTQLGALMQRLRTEIALKKANEKLQHLVAYDGLMEIANRRRFDEYLDEQWRQGKRDRGELSLVLCDLDAFKAYNDTLGHQAGDKCLQQVAKKIQEVVKRPMDLVARYGGEELAILLPYTCQIGAFQLAEQIRGAVKSLKIEHPKSPVSDYVTVSIGVSSIIPRDDCAPKQLIRMADKALYKAKEMGRDQVVLNNQSTENYLI; the protein is encoded by the coding sequence ATGAATAGTGAAGCTAAAATTTTAGCCGTTGATGATGTTCCCGAAAACTTACTATTGTTATGTGAATTATTAGAAGAAAGGGGCTATAAAGTTAGTTTAGCTTCTGATGGGGAACTGGTTCTCAACAATATCCCTGATTGTCCACCTGATTTGATTTTACTTGATATTCGTTTATCGGGAATTAATGGTTATGAGGTTTGTTCTCGATTGAAAGCTAATCCCAAAACGCAACATATTCCTATTATTTTCTTAAGTGTTCTTGAAGATCCAAGAGTTAAAGTAAAAGCGTTTAAGGTAGGGGGAGCAGATTATATCACTAAGCCTTTTCAAGAGGAAGAAGTCATTGCTCGTATTGAAAACCATCTCACGATTCAACGCCAAAAAGAAGAATTGGAAGAATTACAAGCTCAACTCATTAATAAAAATACAGTTTTAGCAGAACAAAATAAGCATTTAAATGTGTTATTACAGCTAACAAAATTAATGAACACTGCGGAAAGTCTTGATGAGGCGATCGCGCAATTATTACCTCAAATTTGTAAAGTAATTGCTTGGGATTATGGAGAGGCTTGGATCTTAAATCCAGAAGGAACAAAATTAGAAAGAAGTGATTATTTTTATGTTAGCAACCCTGATTTTAATTGGCTAGAAAATAGCACAGATTATGATGAAGTTTTAGCAATTCAATCAGAATTAGTAGAATCTATTGCTCATTCTAAAAAAATTCAATGGCTATCTAATATTAGCGATATCGATACTTTTAATTTAAGCAGTGATTATCAAATTTTACAAGCAAAATTACAAGCAAGTGGCTTAACAAGTCTCTTAGGATTACCCATTATTTTTAAGGAAGAAGTATTAGCAGTATTGATTTTTATGGGTGACCATTCGAGTTACCAAGAAGAAGGGGCAAGTGTTCCCGCATTTAGCCCAGATTGGTTAGATTTAATTCAATCTGTAGGAACGCAGTTGGGAGCCTTAATGCAACGTTTACGCACTGAAATTGCACTTAAAAAAGCCAATGAGAAACTACAACATTTAGTAGCTTATGATGGTTTAATGGAGATTGCAAATCGACGGCGATTTGATGAATATTTAGATGAACAATGGCGACAGGGAAAGCGCGATCGCGGAGAATTATCCTTAGTTTTATGTGACTTAGATGCGTTTAAGGCTTACAATGATACTCTCGGTCATCAAGCAGGAGACAAATGCTTACAACAAGTGGCGAAAAAAATTCAAGAGGTAGTTAAACGTCCTATGGATTTAGTAGCGCGTTATGGAGGAGAAGAATTAGCAATTTTACTTCCTTATACTTGTCAAATTGGTGCGTTTCAATTAGCAGAACAAATTCGGGGAGCCGTAAAATCCTTAAAAATTGAGCATCCAAAATCTCCAGTAAGTGACTATGTTACCGTTAGCATTGGAGTTAGTAGTATCATTCCCCGAGATGACTGCGCTCCGAAACAATTAATCAGAATGGCTGATAAAGCACTTTATAAAGCAAAGGAAATGGGGCGCGATCAGGTTGTTTTGAATAACCAATCAACAGAAAATTATCTCATCTAA